The Candidatus Cloacimonadota bacterium genome contains the following window.
ATAAATAGCATGCATGGTTTCATAACCGGATTTTGTTTTAGGAATTAATATCTCATAATTTCGAGGAAAACTATTCACATATTTCATTAGATCAATATTAAGAAACGGCATATCACAGGCTGTGATAAAATTATAATCACTTGAGGAATTCTCCAATCCTGAATAAATACCTCCAAGAGAACCTTTGTTCTGAAAAATATCTTTAACTAACTTGACTCCAAAATGCTTGTATTTTTCAGGTGAATTCGTTACAATGATTATTTCATCAAAAACTTTTCTGAATTTATTCAAAAT
Protein-coding sequences here:
- a CDS encoding molybdenum cofactor guanylyltransferase, with product MTGIILAGGNNKRIKLDKAFLEFPCGNKNEKPLIEIILNKFRKVFDEIIIVTNSPEKYKHFGVKLVKDIFQNKGSLGGIYSGLENSSSDYNFITACDMPFLNIDLMKYVNSFPRNYEILIPKTKSGYETMHAIY